AGGTTAGGGCGGCTGGTACAATGTTTGCCAACCATAAAGCAACAGTTAAAGCCAAGCCATTCCAGCGCAGCATGCGGCCAAGCCAAAAGCTCAACAGCACAGCTAGCCCTAAAACGAGCCATTGAGCTGGTTCGCGCAACGGCAAGAGGACCAACGCCATTCCAAGACAGGTAATTGCCAAGGCGATCTGCTGCTTCCCACGTACTACCCATGTTAGCATGCTCAGGCTACCGATCAAGAGCAAACTTGTGGTAATTGCATCAAATGTTGCTTGTAATAGTATATCAAGCATTGCTGATTGTGCGTTCAGTGGTTGAACGCTGGCCCAAAACCCAGCTTTGGCGGTCGTAAAGCCAATGCTGCTACGAATCAGCAAGATCCATGGCACGATCAAAATCCCTAACACAATGCTTTCGCGTCGTAAAACTTGTGCTCGATCGGCCACAAAATCTTGAATTCGATGCGGAATTGCCCGAATAAAGGCCTCAAGCGGCAATTGTTGCTCGTTTTTGGTCAGGTTCCAAGCGGTCGCCGCGCCTGCTCCCAACAAGGCTAGCTCGCCACCATTCAAGATGGCATTAGCCAAGGTTTGGCTGATGGCTAGAATAAAGCGTGGTAGTTCGCTAACTTGGGCAAATGTCCAACGCCCAGCACCCTGAATTACGTAGCCAATCCCAGCAATGATCCCTAGCCAAACCCATGGCCAAAGCTCGGTACGCCGCCGAAAAATGCCAATCAAGCCCAAAATTGGCAAGATTGTGGCCGGAATGCCACGCAAGGCGCTGCGCAAACTACTCAGAATGCTTTCGCTCAAGGTGGTTTGGTCGCGCTCACGCCGATATTCCGGTGGGGTGTACATCGAGGGCGAACTAGTAATTACTTGATCGCCAGCTACGGTTACCTCGAAGCGCCGATAGGCCTCGCCAATCCATGGCATTTTGGTTTGCCAGACAAAGCTATAATCGCTGCGATTGGGCTTTTGGCTGGTGCTAGTATTGCTCAACTCATACTGATCAAGCGCAATAAATTGGCTGGCATGGGTGGTTGCGATCGTTTGCGCTTGTTCGAGCGTGGTTGAAATCGCCTTGGCATTTTCGGGCAAACTCAAGCGATACGATAGCAAACGCCCAGCCGGATCGAGATACACCAACCAATTGTACTCAGGTCGATCCCAATTCGACCAGCGCACGCTCCAAGCGCGAACTGTGCCTTTTTCAATCGCCGCAGCGTTTTGCTCAGGGTCTAGTTGATCATAAATATAGGCCAAATCAAGGTCAACCCAATCGGCCACAACCGTAACACTGGGGTTCAAGCCTGTCAGATCGATCTTAAGCTCTTGGGCGAGGGCTTCGGTGCGGGTAACCATATCTTGGCGCACGCCGTTGCGAGCCAAGGCGGGCGCACGATTCAGCCCAATTACCAGCAACAAAATGACCGCCAATCCCGATAAACCTGCAAACAGCTTCCAATCACTTCGCCATTGCCAGCTTAATTGGGGCACAACTGGCTCAGGCACTTGCGGCGGCAGCGCAGCCCGAATCGTATTATCGTTTTCAAGCGGAATTCCCCGCAATTGGCGAATGATGGCAGGAACCAGCAACCATAACACCAAGGCGGCGGCGGCAATTCCGCTAAGCAAATAGAAGTTATTAGTTTTCCAAAAGAGTGGCACGTATAGCGAGGCATTGTAGGTATAGTGAGCAGCAATTGAGGCCAATACGCCGTAGCGCACACTCAAAAAGCCAAACAAAATCCCAATAATGCTTAATTCAACCACGCGAATATAAAACGGATGTTGAGGATAGGTAGCGTGTAGCGAAGCCCAAACCACGGCTGTCACAATGATTGCTAGCTTGGGTCGGCCAAAATAACGGGTCAACACCGTAATCCCGCCCAAGCGAAAGATCAATTCCTCGCCGATCGCAGGTAACAAGCCCAGCGCCATGCCATATAGAGCAGGAAACGGCGTAGCGATCGTATCATCGTACAAAGGCGTAACGGGCGACCACACCCCAAAATAGCGACTACCCAAGGCATAAAAGGCCGAAACAAAGCCTAGCTGGAAAATTCCAACCAAGCCGCCAATCCATAAAGCCTGCACGACTGGGCGACTCACTAAACCACGGCGGGTCAGGGTTTCGCTCAACGAAACGCTGCCCTCGGTTTTTTCCCAAACTAGCGCCTCGCCAGCCATACCCGCCAAGAGGATCGTAGTGGCGATGGCAACAAGCTGACCAACATAGCCACTGAGCACATTGCCCCAGTAAACCGGCAGGCTTTGGTTAATATCATAATGAGCTAAATCGAGCGGAATGCTGTTGAGCATGACCAACACGCCAACCACGGCAACTGCCGCAAATAGGCGCAAGGCCCAACGCCAGCGTAATCGCCCCCGCCGTGCCTGAATAAACCAAGCCACGCCAATCAAGGCTGTCAGGGCATAGGTCAGCGTCCAGCCAGTGTGGTTGAGAATACCACCACGGCGCAGTTGCCAATCTTTATCCAAATACCACGATTGGGGCAGCCAATAATACTCGCTCAATTGGCCCAGTTCATTACCTGCAATCGTAACGCTGTAGCGATATTGAGCCTCAGCATCGCTGATATCACGGCGCTGCCAAGTAAAGGTATGGTCGGTGCGGTTGGGCTGTTGTGTGGTAAATTGATCGAGCAAGGTTAATTGATCAAGCGGAATTGGCAATTGGTCTTGCGCTATTAACAAGGCCTCGGCTTGGCTCAACTTGGCTCCGCTGGCTTCATCGGGGCGTATATGATTAATTGCTAAGATGCGGCCTGTGGTTGGCGAAATGCTGACCAACCATTGCTCCGGATCAAGCTCACGCCAAAACCGCACATTCCAACTAGCCAGATTAAGATCTTCATCAACCCGTTGATTGAGCAATTCGCGACTGTGTTCGCGAATCAAATACGATTGAGCATCGTTGTTTGAGCCAAAGGTGATTGTTTGGGTAAATTGGCTAGGATCGCCGCCTACGCCTAACACTGCATACACCGAGCCATTCAAGGCAGCATCACGATCCACGTTAAAGCGAATCTCGGCCATAGGCGTTGATTCAGTAGCAAAGACAATCGCTAAGAAAATGCCAAATAAGGCTAAAAGGAAAAAACCTGGGGGAATCAGTCGTTTGGTATCGGGCTTGTGCACGCCATCCCTCCATCGCTGTTTGGTTGCTAGCCTAAGTATAAAGCTAAATGAGAGCATAGAGCAAAGAACATAGAACATAGGAGTTGGGGATCAGCTGTTGGAGGTCGGGGATCGGAATTAACGCAGCGGCGCAGAGAAAGACGAGAGGTCAGGTTTCAGTGGCTAGCGGGCCGGGCTTTGGAATAAGTAGCCTTCGCGATCTTCACGTCCTTCGTGGTTTCAAGCTTCGTGTTCTTCGAGATTTCAAAACTGATCCCTTACCCATAGGTAGTAACAACTTAAACTCTGACAGTGTTTGTTGAAGAACTTTGTGGTGTGCTGGAAGCAATCACCCAACTAACACCACGAGGCTCTGATGTAGTCACTATTTGATGGAGAACCGTTCCTATCCGTATCCGTTCCACCTGGCATAGCCTACGCCTGAATTCAGCCACTAGTGATTATAAACAATCTCGATGTATTGCCATCACTATGAGCATAAGCTATGTATTGGTAGCATGCTGTCGCACGAAGGTCGCATCTATCGGCCCATCCAGTGTCCAACCAATTCAAACACTTTGTGGTTATAAAAGTCCAACATCTCCGTCATATAGACAGTTCCTCAGCACCGATGAATGGCAGTGATGTTGTTAAACTAGCAGGCATTGGTCTGTCACCGTGAACTGGTGCATCAGGTGATTTATGGCGGCAGATGCGCTGTATGCATGGTCATTTCCGTAGACATTTCGTGTAGCGCAGTGGAGATTGTCCCTCCGCATCAGCCGTCGCACCCAATGGTGGCAAATCCGCACACTCTGCTGATGTAAGCTTGCCTGAATCACATAGCTGCTGTAGCGAAAGTTGCTGGTGATTAATTGGCTATCCTAATTGATAGTTTACACTACACATAAACGCTCAGGACGACTAATCATTAGGTTGCCAGTGAGATGGTATCCATCTTTATTGATACCATCCATATGTCTCGTAGGTAATTACACAAACTTACTTACGAGTAAGTTTGTGTAATTACCCCAATTATATTTAAGGAGCGTTAGTGTTAGCTATATACGGAATCTCAGGTAAGCACGATCATCATAAGATGTGCGACCTTCCCCTAATCCTTTTACTGCTTTAAATATTCTCATACAAAGAGGATCTTCCTTAAGAATAGTTGCTAATATCGCTTCCGACTCCATCAAAGTAGATCGGACATCAGGATAGCCATCACTAGCTAACACAACTTCGTTTGTTTTTCCAATAGCCGTTACTGTAATAAGATTCTTGGGAATATCGAATCCATCAACAACTCCAAAAGCATATGGGCTATTAATTGGTGAATTCTGGAATATGCCTTGTCTCTGAATTAGTGATGAAATAAACTTTCTTCCTAGATCTGACTCCATAATCTGATTAGGCTGTTTACCTTCTATTAGTTCAAGTTCTAGATATAATGCACGCGTATTAACTACAATATCATCAATCAGCATACGGTTCACATAAACTTTTCCATCAATCAAACATTGTACATCCCCTATAGACCAAACTTCTCGATGATAATCACTGTATAATGATATAGTAGCGCTAAAACGTTCTGCTGTGTTCTCCTTTAAGTTCTCATATATTCCATTTTTTTGGTAATAATCAGCTATACTTAATGTCAATGCTGCTACAGCTTCGTCAAGAGAAGCAGTTCTTGGGAGGACTTTTATTGCATTTTCTAGTAGTATAGTAGCCATCTTTCCGCTTGTTTTTCCTTCCCATAGTTTTCCAAATTTACTGCTAACACCATCAATCACGCAAGCAAAATGATCGTTTATGAAAATCGAGTCTTCACATCCGTCCATATCGCCGTTTTTTGATTCCATAAAAGATTCTATGACTTGCATAAGGTACTCGCTTTCTATGTTGCATGAAGAATAATTCGAATATAGGTGTTATGAGCCAACCAATATAATATCATCGATTATATGACTATTATTTTGGTAATCTACCTTTACTAATGCCTGAATAATGCCTTTTTTTCGCTCGTTACATAACCTTTCCATGTTAATAGGATCACTAATAAAGTCAATTGCTCCACGGGAACCAATGCCGTGTATTCCTGTGAATAATACAACATTGCATTCATTATTTAAGGGATTAGGCATAGAAATAATTAATCCATAATCGTATTGATCATCATTTCCACGGTATTCAGGATTATCTCTTGATGAAGTTATATTCGTTCCAAGTTGATGATCGTATATATAATATATACCTAAATCATTTGTTTTGAACTCATATCTAAGTTTCTTATTATGATTAGAAAGGAGTCTATTGACGATAGCACTCCTCTTTGGTCCACAAATTGATATAATATTTCTAGATCGAATATGTATCTCTATATTACTGTTTTGATCAAGTAATTTGTTTTCACTTACAATATCGAAGTCTTTATCTTGCTCTTTTCCTGTCTTATATAATAAGACAGCTGCTTTTGTGACGTTTTCAACATCTTCATAAGGAATGTTATAAGAAGATCTAGTAGGATCATTTATAGCTGAGTGGAGTACATAGATACTCTTTGTGCTTGATCCTAAAAAACTAATTAAAACTTTATTTATCTTACGTTTTTTACGCCAGTCAGTAAGCCTTTTAAAGAAATATCCTAAGGCAATACCTATTGATGTGGCGATAAGATTAATTATGATATCTTTGATACTATCAATGCCGACGAGAGATAATAGCCATTGCATATAAAATCCTCATCATCAATAAAACTAAAGATCTATATTAAAAGAATTGTGAATCTGGAGTAATAGATTGACCATTTAAATGGATATTTGAATCAATAATAGACTTGCGGCTGATATAACAATCCTCAATAACTGCACTGCGTATGATACAATCTGATTCAATCTTACTGTTATGTATAACAGCTTTTGGGCCTATTATACAGTTATTTCCTATTTTAGTCGGGCCACTAATAATAGTTCCTGGATAAATTGTCGTATCCAATCCTATCACAACATCTATATCGATATATGTGGTCGTTGGCTCAACAATCGTAATGCCATTGAGCATATGTTTGCGATTAATTATTTCTCTTATTTTTGCATATGTAGAAGACCAAGTTTCATTATCTACTACTTCTACAATTTCTGATTTATCTATAGGATCTATAGACGTAATATATTCATTATTAACATCTGAACTATATATATTTGTGGAATCAAAAATATTTTCTAAATCATATGTCTCCCCATAAGGAAATAGTCTATTTATCAACATGATTTTACTTGAATTCCATTGTTGATTGTTCAAAGGATTTAATTTTGTAGTATCAATATATACTAATTTTTTATGTAATATAGAATTTATCAGTAATTTAATAGTCTTTTCTGAGAGTAAAGGAAAGAATCCATTAATTAAAAGAATAGCATCATAATTATCGAAAGCGCCGATTCTTATCTTATCGGCACCATCTTGGATAAATTCAACTTTCTTTCTATTGGTAAGCTCAATAGGTATATTTGTTAATCCTGTAATTAATATTAATTCAATATCGTTTAATGTATATAATGTTTCGATGCAATGAGTTATAATTGGTTTACCTGCTAATTCTCGAAAAACCTGAGAACTCATTATTTTTTGGCTTTTATTACTATCCAATGAAATTATTGCTATAATTCTCATAAATGCTCCTTTGGGTGATTTCTATATAATATTGAATTTGAATAAATAATATATAGAAAATATTACGAGAGTGTTAGTAATATAATGTAAATCCTAGTGATTTAGCAGATTCGTCTATTATTCTCCAGATAACTGTACTATGTGTATTTAGAGCAACTGAATTATCTGCCTCAAATCTTATGCTAAGTGCAGGTTCAGTATTGGCGGCTCGTACAACTCCACGGCCTTCAGGAAAATAAATTTCTACACCATCCAGAGTTGTAAATGTATACTCTGTTGAGTATAATCGTTCTTTGAATTTCTCTATTACATTAAATTTTAGATTGTCTGGGCAAAATGGACGACTTTCTGGTGTAGTAATATAACGAGGTAAACTTTCGATTAATAATTGAAGGGATGTCTGAATCTTTGAGATTAGTTCAACAAGGCGACAAGATGCATAGATTCCATCATCATAACCTAGATAGCGATCCGCGAAGCACATATGCCCGCTACTCTCACCACCTAGAAGAGCATTCTCTTTAACCATCATTTGTTTGATATAAGA
The DNA window shown above is from Chloroflexota bacterium and carries:
- a CDS encoding CPBP family intramembrane metalloprotease; its protein translation is MHKPDTKRLIPPGFFLLALFGIFLAIVFATESTPMAEIRFNVDRDAALNGSVYAVLGVGGDPSQFTQTITFGSNNDAQSYLIREHSRELLNQRVDEDLNLASWNVRFWRELDPEQWLVSISPTTGRILAINHIRPDEASGAKLSQAEALLIAQDQLPIPLDQLTLLDQFTTQQPNRTDHTFTWQRRDISDAEAQYRYSVTIAGNELGQLSEYYWLPQSWYLDKDWQLRRGGILNHTGWTLTYALTALIGVAWFIQARRGRLRWRWALRLFAAVAVVGVLVMLNSIPLDLAHYDINQSLPVYWGNVLSGYVGQLVAIATTILLAGMAGEALVWEKTEGSVSLSETLTRRGLVSRPVVQALWIGGLVGIFQLGFVSAFYALGSRYFGVWSPVTPLYDDTIATPFPALYGMALGLLPAIGEELIFRLGGITVLTRYFGRPKLAIIVTAVVWASLHATYPQHPFYIRVVELSIIGILFGFLSVRYGVLASIAAHYTYNASLYVPLFWKTNNFYLLSGIAAAALVLWLLVPAIIRQLRGIPLENDNTIRAALPPQVPEPVVPQLSWQWRSDWKLFAGLSGLAVILLLVIGLNRAPALARNGVRQDMVTRTEALAQELKIDLTGLNPSVTVVADWVDLDLAYIYDQLDPEQNAAAIEKGTVRAWSVRWSNWDRPEYNWLVYLDPAGRLLSYRLSLPENAKAISTTLEQAQTIATTHASQFIALDQYELSNTSTSQKPNRSDYSFVWQTKMPWIGEAYRRFEVTVAGDQVITSSPSMYTPPEYRRERDQTTLSESILSSLRSALRGIPATILPILGLIGIFRRRTELWPWVWLGIIAGIGYVIQGAGRWTFAQVSELPRFILAISQTLANAILNGGELALLGAGAATAWNLTKNEQQLPLEAFIRAIPHRIQDFVADRAQVLRRESIVLGILIVPWILLIRSSIGFTTAKAGFWASVQPLNAQSAMLDILLQATFDAITTSLLLIGSLSMLTWVVRGKQQIALAITCLGMALVLLPLREPAQWLVLGLAVLLSFWLGRMLRWNGLALTVALWLANIVPAALTLLATTPLALQLNGAALIVLLCGFCGWYLGGWWQTQNAEN